TCATGAACAGCGATTGCGGTGAACTCTGGTCCATCTGCGATGTAATGGAGGATTTGCTGAAAGCGAAAGGAGAGGAATTTGGCATTCCGGAATTGCGCCGGTTTTCCGACCATCAAAAGATGCTGGCGGATCCTGAGTTGGACGCGGTCATTATTTGCACGCCGAACTTTAATCACTTTCAGATCGCGAAAGATGCGATCGAGAGCCGAAAACCATTCGCATTGGAAAAGCCGGTAGCGCTTGACTCCGGGGAAGCGGCCGTTTTGCGGGATATGCTTAAGGCTGATCCGCTGCCGCATATGATCTGTTTCTCTTATCGCTACATTCCTGCGGTCAGGTATGCCAGATACCTGATTAAACAAAGAAAGCTCGGGAAAATTAGGCATATTTACAGCCAGTATCTGCAAAGCTGGGCGATTGGAGAAGATTTTCCGCTTGTATGGCGGTTCCGCAAACAATTGACCGGCTCCGGCGCTTTGGGGGATTTGGGTTCGCACATGCTTGATCTGACGCGTTTTTTGGTAGGTGATACGTCACGGGTTTTTTCACAAACGGGAACGATCATCAAGGAACGGAATCTTCCGGGCGGTACGGGGAAAGGCGTCGTTGACGTCGATGATTATTGCCATATATTAGGTGAACTTGACGACGGAATTTCGTATTCCATGTCGATTTCGCGTTTTGCCTATGGGAGGGGCAATTACCAGCGCATGGAATTGTACGGTTCCGAAGGAGCGTTGATTTACAGGCTGGAGGATACGGATTCGCTCTATGTGCGTTTTGCCGCGGAGGAGGATCAGGATTTCAGGAAAGTAGACATTCCGGAAGCGTTTCGGGTTTCCCAGATACAGGCGTTCTGCAATCTGATCAATGGCAAGGGCGACGGATTGGACGCTTCGATGGAAGACGGTTATGTAAATCAGCTGGCCATCGACGCAATCATTGCAGCTGCGGAATCCGGGCGTTGGGTTGCAATTGATTTATAAAAAAGGCTAGGGGGTTATGTGCTTGACAAAAATTCATGTAACGATTTGGAATGAGTTTCGCCACGAAAGGGAAAACCCGGAAGTGGCGGCGGTATATCCCGAAGGTATTCATGGCGCAATTGCCGCGGGGTTGCGGGACGATGACCGGTTGGAAATCGTTACCGCAGTGTTGGATGAGCCGGAACATGGCTTAACGGATGACAGGTTGGCTAAAACGGATGTGTTGATATGGTGGGGGCATATGGCCCATGACGAGGTGCGGGACAGCGTCGTTGCGAAAGTGCGGGAGCGCGTATTGGCGGGTATGGGGCTGATTGTGCTTCATTCCGGACATGCCTCCAAAATATTCGAGCGGCTGCTCGGCACGAATACCGGTATATTGAATTGGCGGGACGACGGCGAAAAAGAACGCGTTTGGGTAATCGAGCATGGGCATCCGATTACGAACGGCTTGGGCCCGTATTTTGAAATTCCGAAAGAAGAAATGTATGGCGAACGCTTCGAGATTCCCGCCCCGGATGAACTTGTTTTCATCTCGTGGTTTGCCGGCGGCGAAGTATTCCGCAGCGGATGTTGCTATCGTAGAGGAAAAGGCAAAATATTTTATTTTCGTCCCGGTCACGAACAATTTCCGACATATTATCAGCCTGAAGTCAGGCAAGTAATTCGAAATGCCGTCTACTGGGCTGCTCCGGTAGATGGAGCCAAGGTTACTTTCGGCAGGGTTCAGCCTGTTGAATGAGGGGCGGAGCAAATGGCAGGCGAAAACAAATTCAAAAAATGGCTCGCGGTGCTGATTTTTTTGCTTCCAGGGCTGGCCGGACTTGTCTTGTTCAATCTATACCCGATTCTGGTATCGGCTTATTTAAGCCTGACAGAT
This DNA window, taken from Bacilli bacterium, encodes the following:
- a CDS encoding Gfo/Idh/MocA family oxidoreductase, producing the protein MNSDCGELWSICDVMEDLLKAKGEEFGIPELRRFSDHQKMLADPELDAVIICTPNFNHFQIAKDAIESRKPFALEKPVALDSGEAAVLRDMLKADPLPHMICFSYRYIPAVRYARYLIKQRKLGKIRHIYSQYLQSWAIGEDFPLVWRFRKQLTGSGALGDLGSHMLDLTRFLVGDTSRVFSQTGTIIKERNLPGGTGKGVVDVDDYCHILGELDDGISYSMSISRFAYGRGNYQRMELYGSEGALIYRLEDTDSLYVRFAAEEDQDFRKVDIPEAFRVSQIQAFCNLINGKGDGLDASMEDGYVNQLAIDAIIAAAESGRWVAIDL
- a CDS encoding ThuA domain-containing protein; this encodes MTKIHVTIWNEFRHERENPEVAAVYPEGIHGAIAAGLRDDDRLEIVTAVLDEPEHGLTDDRLAKTDVLIWWGHMAHDEVRDSVVAKVRERVLAGMGLIVLHSGHASKIFERLLGTNTGILNWRDDGEKERVWVIEHGHPITNGLGPYFEIPKEEMYGERFEIPAPDELVFISWFAGGEVFRSGCCYRRGKGKIFYFRPGHEQFPTYYQPEVRQVIRNAVYWAAPVDGAKVTFGRVQPVE